From the Methanobacterium sp. BAmetb5 genome, the window ATTAACTCCACTGTTCCTTCTAACTGATTTACCAGACTTTTTACCAGTTGCAGGCCCAGGGTTTCGGTTTCATCCAGATCAAAGTTTTCTGGTATTCCCACTCCATTATCACTGATTATTAACTCGTAAAAACCGTCTTCATAAGCATGGAGTTCTATCCTGAATTCTCCTTCCTCCTGGTGGGGGAATGCATACTTCAATGTGTTGGTAACCAGTTCACTGACAATCAATCCACAGGGAATGGCTGTTTCCAGCCCCATCATCACTTCGTCCAGTACAATGATGGTCCTGATCCGGTTGGAGTCCACACCATAGGAGTAGAAGAGATCAGAAACCAGACTCCGAATGTAGTCTGCAAAGTTAATTTCAGAAAAGTTGCGTGATTTATATAACTTTTCATGGATCATGGCCATGGATTTAACCCGGTTCTGACTTTCTTTAAGAACGTTCACCGCCTCTTCATCGTTAACATACTGTTTTTGAAGGTTGAGTAAACTGGAGATGATCTGCATGTTGTTTTTGACCCGGTGGTGGATCTCCTTAATCAAAACTTCCTTCTCCTGGAGTGAAGACTTGAGGGCATCTTCGAATATTTTCCTCTCGGTGATATCATGGGCCACCATTACCGTATAAAAGGCATCCCCAAATCTTAC encodes:
- a CDS encoding sensor histidine kinase encodes the protein MRSDSDDNWDSIREKIIGLGEQSIRKSYYPELQQRLSELERFRALLDETNEAIFLCEVPSGRFADVNKSACQQLGYSSSQMLGMRVDDIIAPDKMEEMRTIIFSLFDGKHLQNRKTIETVLMGGDSSQTNVEMSISLVRFGDAFYTVMVAHDITERKIFEDALKSSLQEKEVLIKEIHHRVKNNMQIISSLLNLQKQYVNDEEAVNVLKESQNRVKSMAMIHEKLYKSRNFSEINFADYIRSLVSDLFYSYGVDSNRIRTIIVLDEVMMGLETAIPCGLIVSELVTNTLKYAFPHQEEGEFRIELHAYEDGFYELIISDNGVGIPENFDLDETETLGLQLVKSLVNQLEGTVELIREGGTMFKIKFKELEYKERI